The following is a genomic window from Mycolicibacterium sp. TY81.
CGCTGGCCACCATCAGGGCGCCGACATCCTCCAAAGGTGTGTCGTCCGAACCCTTCTGGTTCGCCAGCCGGTCCACGATCCAGTCCAGCAGCTGTGTCCCGTAGTACGAGTAGCCCAGCAGCGGGCTGTCCTGGCCGTACGCCTGCTCGACGCCGCTGCCGTCGTCCAGGAAGCTCGCCAGCCGCAGCGACGACGTCGGACCGTCGGGGCTCAGGTCGTCGATGGCGAAGAACTGCGGGGCCACCCCCTTGGACGCCGGACCCCAGTTCTTCTTGTGGCTGATCTTCGGCGCGTTGGGCCGGCGAATGGAGCAGTCGTTGAACGCGCCCAGCGCGAACGGCCGCAGCCCGACCACCCGGTCGCCCGACCACGACACCTCGCACGCCAGCCCGACCTCGGGCTCGATCTGCAGGTTCAGCGGGGTGTCACTGACCGGCAGCTGCACCGCGTCGGTGGACAGCGGGAACTCGCCGAGGAACGTGTCGCTGCCCGGCGCGTACCACGGAAAAATGCCCTTGGGTGCCCCGCCCTCGGACCGGACATTGACGAAATCGACTGCCTCCCCGGCCTGTTCGAGGTGCCCGGCGAAATTGCCCGCCACCCCGAAGCCGAACCAGCCACGCATGTCGTCCAGGTCGAGATCGATCATGGCTGCCACCCTACTGCGGCCGTGACCAGCACCGACAAGCCACAACCAAGTCGCGCTTAAGTCACGGGCACCACGCTGTGCGCAACCGATCACGAGGAGTCTGCTGTGCCCACCTCCGTCCCCGCCGTCAGCGTCGCACCCCGCCAGGCCGGCGAGCCCAAGCCCGACCTGCTGGGCATCAGGCTGGCGCACCGCGCCATGCTCGTCGACCTGGTCCGGCTCACCGAGCTGGCCAAGGCCGTGCGCGACCGCGACGTCATCTGCACGCCCGCCCGGGCCCGCGCCATCTCGCAGTACATCGAGATGCTGTGCGACTCGATCCATCACCACCACAGCACCGAGGACACGGTGCTGTGGCCAGTGATCCAGGCCAGCGTCGGCGCTCACCTCGACCTGAGCGAACTCACCGACGACCACGCCGCGCTGGACCCGCGCCTCGATCAGCTGCGGGCGCGCGCCGCGGCGTTCCGGCTGTCCAACGGTGACCGCAAGGTCGCGTTCCTCATGGCGTTCGAACTGGCCGAACTCACCGCGCTGCTGACCGAACACATCAACGACGAAGAATTCGACCTGTTCCCGCTGATCACCGAGCACGTATCGGTGGACGACTGGGAGGACGTGGAGGCAGCCGCCCGCGCCGGCAGCCGGATGTCGTTCGACGGCCCGCGTTCACTGGCCGTGATGACCGACGACGAGCGCGCCTCGATGGCGGGCAAGTTGAGCATCGGGTTGCGGGCGTTTCTGGCGGTCCTGATGTTCCGGCACCGGCGCGTCGTGCGCACCGTCTTCGGCGACCTCGCGGAGAGCCGGTACGAGGCCCTGGCCGGCTAGTCGATGAAACTCAACGCCTCGGCGGCGAGCCGGGACCGCAGCGCGTCGGCGGCCTTGCGGTAGGCGCGGGCCTCGTCGGGCCGGCCCAGCGCATCGGCGGCCGCGGCCAGCGCGTCGTCGACGGGCCCGACCATGAGCCCGTCGACTCCGAGCCCGGCGATGCTGCCGGAGTAGCGCTCGAGTTCGGCGGCCCGGGCCCGCACCTCGTCGAGGTCACCCATTGCGACCGCGGCATTGACGCGCAGCACGGTGAACGGCACCCAGAAATAGGCCCGCTCGATCGGTTTGCGGTCCGGCCACAGCGCCCGGGCCTCGGCCTCGCGGCCCCGCGCGACCAGCGCCAGCACCGCCGCGTCCAACGCGGCGACCGAAATCTCGCGGTAGAAGAACACCAGCTCGTCGGCCAGGGTGCCCAGGTCGCCGAGACAGAACTCCCCAGTCACCCGGCCGACCATCGCCAGCTTGGCGCCGTTGGCAGCGCCGTTTTCGGCCATCCGCGCGGCCAGGTCGGTGTAGGCGCTCACCGCCTCCTCCAACCGGCCGGCGAGCAGGTACATCCGGGCCTGGAACAGCCCCAGCACGCCGAGCAGATGGACCAGCTGGCCGGTGCTCGCGCGCGCCACCGCGAGGTCGACGTGACGCTTCGCCGTCGCCAGGTCGGACCGGTTGCCGGCGGCCAGCGACAGCAGCCAGTGCGCCACCGCCTGGTAGTCGGCCTGCTCGGCGGCCTCCGCGGTCTGCAGCAGTTCGGCGGCGAGCACGTCGCGCTCGCCGTCCAGGTCGGGGCCGAGGGCGCAGAAGGCGTGCACGTTGAGCGCGGTGCACAGCAGGCGGCCCGCTCCGGGATCGTCGGCGTACACCTGCCGCGCCAGCGCGAGCATCTCGGTGCTGGCGGCCAGCGCACCCTCCGGGTCGTTGCCCTCCAGCTCGACATAAAGCGCCTTGAGCAGCCGGATGCGGTCCGCCGCAGAGACGTCGCCGGCCAGCACGTGCCGCAGCAGCCCGATCATCTGACCGTCGGATTCGTCGTACTCGCGGTCGCGCCACACCAGCGGGGTGTCCCACGCCGTGAGGATGCGCACCACCAGATCGTCACGCGACCGGCCCGAGACCAGCTGCAGCGCACATTTCATCTCACTGCGCGCCGTGACGGCGTCGCCGGACTGCGCTAGCGCGGCGATCAGGCCGCAGCGGACCTCGATGTCCTGGTCCAGCATCGCCACGCTCGGCGCCAGCTGCCGGCTGGCGGCCAGTTCGAGCATCTGGACCGCGGCGCGCCACTGCCGGGCGGCTTCGGCATGCGCCCCGACCGAACCCGCGTCCCGAGCAGCGGCGGTGGCGAAATCGGCTGCCGCCGAAGCGGTTTCCGCGGTCGCAGACGCGACGGCGTGGTGGGCCAGCGCGGCCGGATCGACCGAGCGACCAGGCGCGCGCAGCAGCTCGAGCGCCGCGGCATGCAACCGCGACCGCCGCAGTTTCGAGGTGTCCTCATACAGGGTGTCGCGGACCAGCCCGTGCGCGAACTGCAGCCGGCCGGGCGTCGGTTCGTCGAGCAGGCCCAGCAGCACGGCCGGTTCCAGCGCGTCGAGCAGATCGTCGGGGTCACTGCGGCCCAGTTCGGCCAGCAGGTCGACATCGATGTCGCGGCCCAGCACGGCCGCTTGACGCAGCGCGGTGACCGTCGGGCCGGGCAGC
Proteins encoded in this region:
- a CDS encoding DUF5718 family protein — translated: MIDLDLDDMRGWFGFGVAGNFAGHLEQAGEAVDFVNVRSEGGAPKGIFPWYAPGSDTFLGEFPLSTDAVQLPVSDTPLNLQIEPEVGLACEVSWSGDRVVGLRPFALGAFNDCSIRRPNAPKISHKKNWGPASKGVAPQFFAIDDLSPDGPTSSLRLASFLDDGSGVEQAYGQDSPLLGYSYYGTQLLDWIVDRLANQKGSDDTPLEDVGALMVASGHPRKLLVGIGATRYTELGESTYLKTGDRAIVRVYDTASDDVSELLQTVRTAN
- a CDS encoding hemerythrin domain-containing protein codes for the protein MPTSVPAVSVAPRQAGEPKPDLLGIRLAHRAMLVDLVRLTELAKAVRDRDVICTPARARAISQYIEMLCDSIHHHHSTEDTVLWPVIQASVGAHLDLSELTDDHAALDPRLDQLRARAAAFRLSNGDRKVAFLMAFELAELTALLTEHINDEEFDLFPLITEHVSVDDWEDVEAAARAGSRMSFDGPRSLAVMTDDERASMAGKLSIGLRAFLAVLMFRHRRVVRTVFGDLAESRYEALAG
- a CDS encoding BTAD domain-containing putative transcriptional regulator → MTVAQPVRVTVLGPVRAWVGTDPVDLGARMQRALLARLVAARGHTVSVDRLIHDLWEGEPPPKALSALQVYVSHLRRVLEPDRQRRAPARILVSAAPGYCLRLPDDAVDAWYFEAKVTAAQDESDPRRRAQLLDEALAGWAGEPFAGAGDALWAVPEVARLTELRSAAVESHAAAHVELGRYGTAVAALEGHVAAHPGREGAAAVLATALYRTGRQADALEVLRRTREHLIDELGLEPGRALRDLERDILRQADHLEPSRPAPVRATAPEVPDAAPREPAGLVAYGRAEELAAIDAAARSVAAGVSAVLWIGGEAGSGKTTLAAAAAARLRAAGWRTVHGRCQEVHGAPAGWAWTEVLRELGDATDQDRQALAPLLHDRAAAEQGTFWLGQAVADALSAVAEQQPLAVVLDDLHRTDGLTLELLRLVADRTQDRRVLVIATYRPSEDRGELEVARAALTVHTSAHLILGGLDAAATAAVAADCGLTTSGEALRLLRERTGGNPLFVRELARLMAAEGPDAVWASVPVGVRDVLRRRLARLPGPTVTALRQAAVLGRDIDVDLLAELGRSDPDDLLDALEPAVLLGLLDEPTPGRLQFAHGLVRDTLYEDTSKLRRSRLHAAALELLRAPGRSVDPAALAHHAVASATAETASAAADFATAAARDAGSVGAHAEAARQWRAAVQMLELAASRQLAPSVAMLDQDIEVRCGLIAALAQSGDAVTARSEMKCALQLVSGRSRDDLVVRILTAWDTPLVWRDREYDESDGQMIGLLRHVLAGDVSAADRIRLLKALYVELEGNDPEGALAASTEMLALARQVYADDPGAGRLLCTALNVHAFCALGPDLDGERDVLAAELLQTAEAAEQADYQAVAHWLLSLAAGNRSDLATAKRHVDLAVARASTGQLVHLLGVLGLFQARMYLLAGRLEEAVSAYTDLAARMAENGAANGAKLAMVGRVTGEFCLGDLGTLADELVFFYREISVAALDAAVLALVARGREAEARALWPDRKPIERAYFWVPFTVLRVNAAVAMGDLDEVRARAAELERYSGSIAGLGVDGLMVGPVDDALAAAADALGRPDEARAYRKAADALRSRLAAEALSFID